The proteins below are encoded in one region of Chroococcidiopsis sp. SAG 2025:
- a CDS encoding IS701 family transposase — protein MKDQVPAAMPQCFENWCRRFDDVFSRQKQRQEFRVYLGGLLGESQRKNLSQLVTNTVDGSYNSLRHFLNNAPWDEVKLNNRRLEVMHQCRQTTPSQGFTLIVDDSGHRKSGAATDGVGRQYIGEIGKTDNGIVLLTTYLYDGVRRLPLDVALYQHASLFEQGKADPNFQKKPDLALDLVDQCLKRGYRPGVTVIDAGYGNNTPFLKQLESRNLTYVAAIAKNRQVTAQTSGDESARKQGLEAIAQTLAVEQFTPVQLNLEQPRTVWVALLPVHVPKLEGTRWLAIQLNASSFEQATEVDYFLTNASDNQVSAAWVAQT, from the coding sequence GTGAAAGATCAAGTACCAGCAGCGATGCCGCAGTGCTTTGAGAACTGGTGTCGTCGGTTTGATGATGTATTTTCGCGTCAGAAGCAGCGGCAGGAATTTCGTGTTTATCTAGGGGGACTGCTGGGTGAGAGTCAGCGCAAAAACCTGAGCCAACTGGTCACAAATACAGTAGATGGCTCCTACAACAGCCTCAGACATTTTCTCAACAATGCCCCTTGGGATGAAGTCAAGCTAAATAATCGGCGGTTGGAGGTGATGCACCAGTGTCGCCAGACGACCCCGAGTCAAGGTTTCACATTGATTGTAGATGATTCGGGACATCGCAAAAGTGGTGCGGCTACTGATGGGGTAGGACGGCAGTACATTGGGGAGATTGGCAAGACTGACAATGGTATTGTGCTGCTGACTACCTACTTGTATGATGGAGTGCGACGTCTGCCGTTAGATGTTGCACTCTATCAACACGCAAGTTTATTCGAGCAAGGCAAGGCAGACCCCAACTTCCAGAAAAAACCTGACCTGGCTCTAGACTTGGTTGACCAATGCTTGAAGCGCGGTTATCGACCGGGTGTGACTGTAATTGATGCAGGCTACGGTAATAACACGCCTTTTCTCAAGCAGTTGGAGTCGAGAAACCTAACTTACGTGGCAGCAATCGCCAAAAACCGCCAAGTTACTGCTCAAACATCAGGTGATGAGTCTGCTCGTAAGCAGGGATTAGAAGCTATTGCTCAAACCTTGGCAGTGGAGCAGTTCACACCTGTGCAACTCAATCTGGAGCAGCCCCGGACAGTTTGGGTGGCGCTGTTACCAGTTCACGTTCCGAAGCTCGAAGGCACTCGCTGGCTGGCGATTCAACTCAATGCCTCTAGTTTCGAGCAAGCGACGGAGGTGGATTACTTTCTCACCAATGCCTCTGACAACCAAGTCAGTGCGGCTTGGGTAGCTCAAACCTAA
- a CDS encoding integrase: protein MNSIRKGQIQGVEKGDLSERVEFVKIFGFAG from the coding sequence ATGAACTCTATTAGAAAAGGGCAAATTCAGGGAGTGGAAAAAGGCGACCTCTCGGAACGAGTAGAATTCGTGAAAATTTTTGGATTTGCCGGATAA
- a CDS encoding IS4 family transposase: MNQVTLLRDALRPHLAWHGARLSFVAAFLIALLRVKTVNFSELATGFSGKTQTDSHYKRLQRFFRHYEMDYAEIAQAVVTLMNIPEPWVLSIDRTEWQFGECVFNILMLGVVHEGVAFPVVWCLLDKRGNSNSDERMKLFNQFLERFGEREITCLTADREFVGKDWFSYLLSDPLTPFRIRIRENHKLRHGCQSLKVNVLFQNLQVGQHKVLRHKRQLWGDWVYIAALRLEDNSLLVVATQTAPKSAISDYAQRWGIETLFGIFKTRGFCLESTHLTDSERLSKLLALLSLALCWVILTGEWLHQLKPLTIKKHGRRAKSIFRYGFDHLRNIVLNLEQKMDEFLDILQFLSCT, encoded by the coding sequence ATGAATCAGGTTACTCTACTTCGAGATGCCTTGCGCCCTCATTTAGCTTGGCATGGTGCGCGACTAAGCTTTGTGGCAGCATTTCTCATAGCGCTGTTGCGAGTCAAAACTGTCAACTTCAGTGAATTGGCAACCGGATTCAGCGGCAAGACTCAAACCGATTCTCATTACAAACGACTCCAACGATTTTTCCGTCACTATGAAATGGACTACGCCGAAATTGCTCAAGCTGTTGTTACCCTAATGAATATTCCAGAACCCTGGGTACTTTCAATCGACCGTACCGAATGGCAGTTTGGAGAGTGTGTTTTCAATATCCTGATGCTGGGAGTTGTGCATGAGGGAGTTGCGTTTCCTGTGGTGTGGTGTTTACTGGACAAACGGGGGAATTCCAATAGCGATGAGCGGATGAAGTTGTTCAACCAATTTCTAGAGCGCTTTGGTGAGCGTGAAATTACTTGCCTGACCGCAGATCGAGAATTCGTTGGCAAGGATTGGTTTAGCTACCTACTTAGCGATCCGCTCACCCCGTTTCGTATCCGCATTCGCGAAAATCATAAACTTAGACATGGCTGTCAGAGTCTCAAAGTCAATGTCTTGTTTCAGAATCTACAGGTAGGACAGCACAAAGTTCTACGCCACAAAAGACAACTCTGGGGAGATTGGGTCTACATTGCCGCCTTGCGATTAGAGGATAATTCTTTACTAGTCGTTGCCACTCAAACCGCACCTAAATCAGCTATCTCCGACTACGCTCAACGATGGGGAATTGAAACACTTTTCGGCATTTTCAAAACTCGTGGTTTTTGTTTAGAATCTACCCATCTAACCGATTCTGAGCGTTTGAGTAAGCTGCTGGCACTGCTCTCATTAGCCTTATGTTGGGTCATCTTGACGGGTGAATGGTTACACCAACTCAAACCACTTACTATTAAAAAGCATGGACGCAGAGCTAAGAGCATTTTTCGTTATGGCTTTGACCATCTACGAAACATTGTTCTCAATCTGGAGCAGAAAATGGATGAGTTCTTGGATATTCTACAATTTTTGTCCTGTACTTAG
- a CDS encoding DUF6883 domain-containing protein, whose amino-acid sequence MLIPNAENAIVDIRKLRDYCLNTAHENGKHKARLFSSILGMTADNAEELRQILLEVVQTQAAQLGRQDEFGQRYTLDFQIEWQNRSATVRSGWIVEGDSEIPRLTTCYPL is encoded by the coding sequence ATGCTCATTCCCAATGCAGAAAATGCGATTGTTGATATCCGTAAGTTGCGTGACTACTGCTTAAATACAGCACATGAGAATGGTAAACACAAAGCACGGCTTTTTTCGTCAATCCTGGGAATGACGGCTGACAATGCGGAAGAATTGCGCCAAATTTTGCTGGAAGTCGTTCAAACTCAAGCAGCGCAATTGGGAAGACAAGATGAGTTTGGGCAGCGTTATACTCTAGACTTTCAGATTGAATGGCAAAATAGAAGTGCGACTGTTCGCAGTGGCTGGATTGTCGAAGGTGATTCGGAAATTCCTAGATTAACAACCTGCTATCCTCTGTAA
- a CDS encoding DUF4926 domain-containing protein yields MTNNTVKFLDVVALTVDLPQVNLWRGQVGTVVELLADGKGFEVEFSDRNGRTYESLGLRPEQIMVLRFEPVSPDAKAQMVTA; encoded by the coding sequence ATGACAAACAATACAGTGAAATTCCTAGATGTTGTAGCCTTGACTGTTGACCTTCCTCAAGTCAATTTGTGGCGGGGACAAGTTGGGACAGTGGTGGAACTGTTGGCTGATGGGAAAGGATTTGAAGTGGAATTCAGCGACCGCAACGGACGGACTTACGAATCTTTAGGGTTGCGTCCAGAGCAAATCATGGTGCTACGTTTCGAGCCAGTATCTCCAGATGCCAAAGCCCAAATGGTCACAGCATAA
- a CDS encoding TauD/TfdA family dioxygenase — protein sequence MKENAQFYTQPLSKTIGQQIINVNNSSILELSKESIVNLFRAQGLLLFRGFEADVETFTKFSNELSTNFMDYTGGVFKRKVINGNSTLLSVNDFKDKVKLHGEMYYQKNIPLMLWFFCANPASQDGATIVCDGKLFFDELSDILKDLFSRKKLKYCGHLERDAWRKRYKTDELDVVKQTCKSNDTHLQINEDESIDVYYICPAIHPNRTGEAMIFINSLLPAMAISTDLVSFDDGTNIDDTIMSELNEIAEKITVEINWQKGDILMIDNTRIMHGRRAFVNDKRDIYIRLCSPAFFY from the coding sequence ATGAAAGAGAACGCACAATTCTACACACAACCACTATCAAAAACTATCGGTCAACAAATTATTAACGTCAACAATAGCAGTATTTTAGAGTTGAGTAAAGAATCGATCGTTAACCTGTTTCGCGCTCAAGGACTATTGTTATTCAGAGGGTTTGAAGCAGATGTAGAGACTTTTACAAAATTTAGCAATGAATTGAGTACTAATTTTATGGATTATACAGGAGGTGTATTCAAGCGTAAAGTAATTAATGGTAATTCTACTCTTTTAAGTGTCAATGATTTCAAAGATAAAGTTAAATTGCATGGAGAAATGTACTATCAGAAAAACATTCCTCTTATGCTTTGGTTTTTCTGTGCTAACCCAGCTTCACAAGATGGTGCAACAATCGTTTGCGATGGCAAGCTTTTTTTCGACGAGCTTAGCGATATACTCAAAGATTTATTCAGTCGAAAAAAGTTGAAATATTGTGGTCATCTGGAGCGAGACGCATGGAGAAAGCGATATAAAACTGACGAATTAGATGTAGTAAAGCAGACATGTAAAAGTAACGATACTCATCTACAAATCAATGAAGACGAGTCAATCGATGTCTATTATATTTGTCCAGCAATACATCCAAATAGAACTGGAGAAGCAATGATATTTATTAATAGCTTGCTGCCAGCAATGGCAATCTCGACTGATCTCGTATCCTTTGATGATGGAACAAATATTGATGATACAATCATGTCTGAATTGAATGAAATTGCCGAAAAAATAACAGTAGAGATTAATTGGCAGAAAGGCGATATTTTAATGATAGATAACACCAGGATTATGCATGGTAGAAGAGCTTTTGTGAATGACAAGCGTGATATTTATATACGCTTGTGTTCTCCGGCATTTTTCTATTAA
- a CDS encoding transposase — MVALLEECYNSKSLELIWADSGYSGENFAQAVMVVCGAEVEIVKRITDGFEVLPRRWVVERTFGWLGRYRRLSKDYELLPEISESMVYAAMVRLMLRRLAA; from the coding sequence ATAGTGGCATTGCTAGAAGAGTGCTATAACTCTAAGTCTTTAGAGCTAATTTGGGCAGATAGTGGCTACAGTGGAGAGAATTTTGCACAAGCTGTAATGGTAGTCTGCGGTGCAGAAGTAGAAATAGTTAAGCGGATTACAGATGGGTTTGAAGTTTTGCCCAGAAGATGGGTAGTTGAACGAACTTTTGGCTGGCTAGGACGCTATCGACGACTAAGTAAGGATTATGAACTCCTACCGGAAATAAGTGAATCTATGGTCTACGCTGCTATGGTACGGCTGATGCTGAGACGACTAGCTGCTTGA